One Bosea sp. 124 genomic window, CGCCGTGGGCACCGACCAGAACAAGAAGTTCGTCTTCGTCGTCGGCGCCGACAACAAGGCGCTCTGGCGCGAGGTGACGCTGGGAGCCTCGAATGAGGGGCTGCGCGTCGTCACCTCCGGCCTGAAGCCGGGCGAGCGCATCGTCGTCAACGGCCTGCAGCGCATCCGCCCGGGCGCATTGGTCGCGCCGGAAGCGGTGCCGATGGCCGAGAAGTCCGAGCTGAAGCGCGAGCCGGCCAAGACCGAACTCGCACAACGCTGATCGATACACGCGTCATTCTCGGGCGAAGCGAAGCGCAGAGCCCCCAGAATCTCCTGCAGGAGATGCCCGGGTCAAGCCCGGGCATGACGGCGCTTTTCACGCAAGACATCCGCTCCAAAGGGGGGCGTGCCATGAACCTGTCCAAATTCTTCATCGACCGGCCGATCTTCGCCGGCGTGCTCTCCGTCCTGATCTTCCTCGCCGGGCTGATCTCGCTGCGGATCCTGCCGATCTCGGAATATCCTGAGGTGGTGCCGCCCTCTGTGGTGGTGCGGGCGCAGTATCCCGGCGCCAATCCGCGCGTCATCGCCGAGACCGTGGCGACGCCGATCGAGGAGCAGATCAACGGCGTCGAGAACATGCTCTACATGTCGAGCCAGGCGACGACGGACGGCGTGATGACGCTGACCGTCACCTTCAAGCTCGGCACCGATGCCGACAAGGCCCAGCAGCTCGTCCAGAACCGAGTCTCGCAGGCCGAGCCGCGCCTGCCCGAGGAGGTGCGCCGCCTCGGCGTCACCACGATCAAGAGTTCGCCCGACCTGATGCTGGTCGTGCATCTGCTCTCGCCCAATAACCGCTACGACATGACCTATCTGCGCAATTACGCCGTCCTCAACGTCAAGGACCGGCTGGCGCGGATCGACGGCGTCGGCCAGGTCCAGCTCTTCGGCTCGGGCGACTATTCGCTGCGCGTCTGGCTCGACCCGCAGAAGGTCGCGGAGCATGGGCTCTCGCCCGCCGATGTCGTGCGCGAGATCCGCGCCCAGAACGTCCAGGCGGCGGCGGGCGTCGTCGGCGCCTCGCCGAGCGCGGCGGGGCTCGACCTGCAGCTCTCGGTCAACGCGCAGGGTCGTCTGCAAAGCGAGGAAGAGTTCGGCGAGATCATCGTCAAGACCAGCCCGTCCGGCGCCGTCACGCGGCTCCGCGACATCGCCCGGCTCGAACTCGGCGCGGCGGACTACGCACTGCGCTCGCTGCTCGACAACAAGCCGGCCGTCGCCGTGCCGGTGTTCCAGGCACCGGGTTCGAACGCCATCACCATCGCCGACCAGATCCGCACCACGATGGAGGAGATCAAGCAGAACATGCCGGAAGGCGTGGACTACTCGATCGTCTACGACACCACACAGTTCGTGCGCGCCTCGATCAAGGCCGTGATCACGACGCTGCTGGAGGCGATCGCGCTCGTCGTGCTCGTCGTCATCATCTTCCTGCAGACCTGGCGGGCCTCGATCATCCCGCTCGTCGCCGTGCCGATCTCGGTCGTCGGCACCTTCGCGGTGATGCATCTGTTCGGCTTCTCGATCAATGCACTCAGCCTGTTCGGCCTCGTGCTCGCCATCGGCATCGTCGTCGATGACGCGATCGTCGTGGTCGAGAATGTCGAGCGCAACATCGAGGAGGGGCTGGAACCGCGCGAGGCGACGTACAAAGCGATGCGCGAGGTCTCCGGCCCGATCATCGCGATCGCGCTCGTGCTGGTCGCGGTGTTCGTGCCGCTCGCCTTCATCAGCGGCCTCACGGGGCAGTTCTACCGCCAGTTCGCGCTGACCATTGCGATCTCGACAGTGATCTCGGCGGTGAACTCGCTGACGCTGTCTCCGGCGCTGGCGGCGCTCCTGCTGCGCTCGCACCATGCACCGAAGGACGCGCTGACGCGGGGCATGGACAAGGTGCTCGGCTGGTTCTTCCGCGGCTTCAACCGCTTCTTCCAGTGCTCGTCGGAGGCCTATGGCGGCGGCGTGCGCCGCATCCTGTCGCGCAAGACGCTGATGATGGCGGTCTATCTCGTGCTGGTCGGCCTGACCGCCGTGCTGTTCCGTACGGTGCCGGGCGGCTTCGTGCCCGGTCAGGACAAGCAGTATCTCGTCGGCTTCGCGCAATTGCCCGATGCCGCCACGCTCGACCGCACCGAGGACGTCATCCGCCAGATGGGCGAAATCGCCCTGAAGCACCCGGGCGTGCAGAGCGCCGTCGCCTTCCCGGGCCTGTCGATCAACGGCTTCACCAACTCGTCGAATGCCGGCATCGTCTTCGTGACGCTGAAGCCGTTCGAGGAGCGTAAGGACCCGTCATTGGGCGGCGCCGCGATCGCGATGCAGCTCAACGGCCAGTTCGCCGGCATCAAGGAGGCCTTCATCGCGATGTTCCCGCCGCCGCCCGTCCAGGGGCTCGGCACGATCGGCGGCTTCAAGCTGCAGATCGAGGACCGCGCGGGGCTGGGCTACAAGGCGCTGGACGAGGCGACCAAGGCCTTCATGGCGAAGGCCGCCGCCGCCCCCGAACTCGCCGGCATGTTCTCGAGCTTCCAGGTCAATGTTCCGCAGCTCTATGCCGATATCGACCGCACCAAGGCGCGCCAGCTCGGCGTTGCGGTGACGGATGTCTTCGACACGCTGCAGATCTATCTCGGCTCGTCTTATGTCAACGACTTCAACAAGTTCGGCCGGACCTACACGGTCAGGGCGCAGGCCGACGCGCCGTTCCGCGCCTATGCGGAAGACATCGGCAAGCTGCGCGTGCGCTCGGGCACGGGCGAAATGGTGCCGCTCAGCGCCGTGTTGAACGTGCGCAACGACACCGGGCCGGAACGCGCCATGCGTTATAACGGCTTCCTGGCCTCGGACATCAATGCCGGCGCCGCGCCCGGCTACTCGTCCGGGCAGGCGCAGGCGGCGGTCGAACGCATCGCGGCCCAGACACTGCCGAAGGGTTTTGCCTTCGAATGGACCGAGCTGACCTATCAGGAAATCCTCGCCGGCAATTCCGCCGTGCTCGTGTTCCCGATCGCGATCCTGCTCGTCTTCCTGGTGCTGGCGGCCCAGTATGAGAGCCTGACGCTGCCGATCGCGATCATCATGATCATCCCGATGGGGCTGCTCGCGGCGATGGCGGGCGTCTGGTATTCGGGCGGCGACAACAACGTCTTCACCCAGATCGGCCTCGTCGTGCTGGTAGGGCTATCCGCCAAGAACGCGATCCTGATCGTCGAATTCGCGCGCGAGCTCGAATTCGAGGGCAGGACGCCGGTCGAGGCCGCGATCGAGGCCAGCCGGTTGAGGCTCAGGCCGATCCTGATGACCTCGCTCGCCTTCATCATGGGCGTGGTGCCGCTGGTGCTGTCGACCGGGGCCGGCGCCGAGATGCGGCAGGCCATGGGCGTCGCAGTCTTCGCCGGCATGATCGGCGTCACCGCCTTCGGCATCTTCCTGACGCCGGTGTTCTATGTGCTGATGCGCAAGCTCTCCGGCAACAAGCCGCTGCGGCAGCATGGCGCCGTGCCGGAGCCGGCGCATCTGGCCGAGGCGGCTTGAGCTCGCCGCGCTAACAGAGCGCCGTCATCCTAGGCTTCGCGAAGCGAAGTCCCGGGATCCAACGAAGGGCTTCGTGCTCGACGATGGATCCCGGGCGGACCTTCGGTCGCCCAGGATAACGGCGTGTTTCAGAGTCTCAAGCTCTGGATCGAGGGCGGCTTACCGCTCGATCATCTTGTTCCAGCGGCTGTTCCATTCCGGGCGCTTGGCATTGATCGCGTCCCAATCCAGCACCACGGCGGTCTTCATGAAGCCGTGAAAGGCCTCGAGCTTCTTCTCGGCCTCAGGCGTCGTCGCCTTCGACCTGGTGTTCGACGGCACGACGTTGCCGACCGCCAGCGCCTTGGACTGCGCCTCAGCCGAGAGCAAATAGGCGGCGAGCTTCTGCGCCAGTTCCGGCTCGGAATTGTTGGCGATGACGCATTGCGCCACCATCAGCACCACCGAACCTTCCTTGGGCTGGGCGTATTCGACCGGGATGCCCTTTTCCTTCAGATTCGCGACGCCGGTCGGGGTCAGCGGGAAGATCGCGGCCTCGCCGGTCTGGACCATCTCGGAGATCTTGGCCGAGTTCGGAATGAACTCGATGACGTTCTTGCCGATCGTCTCGCGGAACTTGGCGAATCCAGGCTCGACATTGGCCTCGGTGCCGCCCTGGATGCGGTTGAACATCAGAAAGGCGTGCAGGCCGAAGGAAGAGGCCGAGGCCGACTGGAACACGACCTTGTCCTTGAACTTGGGGTCGGCCATGTCCATCCAGGAGGTCGGGGCGGCCCAACCCTTCTCGTCGAACATCTTCTTGTTATAGGCGAGGCCGGTCATGCCCATGTCGATGCCGACGGCCATGTCGCCCTTCATGCGGGCGCCCTGGTCGAGTTCGGCGAGTTCGGGGCCGTCCTTCAGCTTCTCGCAAAGGCCGGCCCCGACGGCGCGGACCATGACGCCGTCATCGAGGAACATGACGTGCATCTGCGGCTTGTCCTTGGCTGCCGTCGCCTTGGCGAGGATGTCCGAGGAGGTGCCCGGGACGACGACGACCTTGACGTTGTTCGTCTTCTCGAATTCCGGGAGGACGCCCTGGGTGAAGGTCTTCTCGAAGTTGCCGCCATTCATGCCGATATAGAGCGTCTTGGTCTGGGCGAAAGCCGCCGTGCCGGCGATGAGCGCGAGCGTGGCGACGGCGGCGCCAAGAGCGTTGCGGCCGGAAATGGCCTTGCGACGATCAATCATGAGAGGTCTCCCCTGTGTTGCGGCTCTGAATGGCGATCCGCACCCGAGCCGTCGGCTGTGCGGTCGCTGCGTGAAGGGACTTGCGCAAAGCGCGCGATCGAGAAGGCCTCGATCGGCGTGGTCGTGGCGCCGTCGCGGACGAGTTCGGCCAGCACCTCGCCGACACCGGGCGCGATCTGGAATCCCGCTCCGGAAAAGCCGAAGGCGTGGAAGAGGCCGGGCGTGGTGCCGCTTGGCCCGATTACCGGGTTGCGGTCCGGCATCGAAGCCTCGGTGCCGGTCCAGAAGCGGATGGCCTGGGCGTGGTGCATCGCCGGGAAGAGTTCGGCCGCCTTGTTCATGATGGCGAGCGCGCCTTCGCCGGCAGGCCGGGAGAAATCCGGATCGGCCAAAGGCAAGCCGCGCTCGCCACCGACGATGCAGTTCCCGCGCACGACCTGCCTTGCATAGATGCCGGCGCCCTCCATGCCGGTATTGACCGTCATGATCGGCGCGAGCGGCTCCGTCACCACCATCGAGGGGTAGATCCGGCTGACCGGGACCGGCTCGGCAAAACTTTCAGCGAAGCGGCCGGCCCAGGCGCCGGCACTGTTGATGAGCGCGCCGGCCCGCAGCGTCAGTCCGTCGCCCGCCTCCAGCGCGAAGCCGGCCCCGTTGCGGGTCGCACCCGTCACGGGCGTGTTCTCCAGCACATGGGCGCCGGCCCGGCGCGCAGCGCTGGCGAAGCCGGCCGAGACCAGGCGCGGATTGGCGTGGCCGTCGCCAGCACAAAGCGAGGCGCCGGTGATGTCTCCGTCGATCCAGGGAAAGCGCTGGCGCAGGTCGTTATGGCCGATCAGCTCGAGATCGAGACCCTGATCGGCGACAGCGGTCGCATAGGCTTCAAGCGCTGCCATGTCGGCCTCGCCGCGGGCAAGCTTGAGATGGCCGGAGCGCAGGAATTCGCCATCGATGCCGATGAGGGCGGCCAGACGCGGCCAGATCGCATGGGCGCGCTGCGACAGCGGCAGTTGCTCGCGCGGGCGGCCCTGCCGGCGCACACCGCCATAGTTCACCCCGCTCGCCTGCGCGCCGCAGAAGCCCTTGTCGAGCAAGGCAACGGACAGGCCCATGCCGCGCAAGGCGAGCGCCGCCGAGGAGCCGACGAGCCCGCCGCCGATGATCGCGACATCGACATCGAGGCGCGCGCTCACGACACCGTCTCCGTCTCCCGCGCGGCCGGCTTCAACACCAGCGGTACCGGCTTCAGCGGCGCCTGCGAGCGCAGACGCCCGACGTCTTCGAGGCTGCGCCCCGTCCGGGCTGCGAGCAGTTCCGCCGCCGCTCCGGCGCAGATGCGCCCCTGGCAACGGCCCATGCCGACGCGACTGACGGCCTTCAGCCGGTTGATCTCCGTGATGTCGAAATGGTCGATCGCCCTGCGGGCCTCGCCGGCGCTGATCTCCTCGCAGCGGCAGAGCAGCGTGTCGTCGGCGCAATCGGCTGCCCAATGCGCCGGGAAGGGGAAGGCCGCCTCGAGCACGTCGCGGAAGCGGTCGATACGGGCGAGTTCCGCCTCCAGCCGGGCCGCGCGCTCCGGCGCATGCGGCAGGCCGCGATCCTCGCGGAGCGCCAGTGCCGCCCGCTCCCCTGCCCGCTCCGCCGCGTCAGCTCCCGCGATGCCGGCACCGTCTCCCGCAAGATAGACGCGGGGGATGCTGGTGCGCCCGGTCGCATCGCGCCGGGGCAGCCAGGCGCGGTCACGCTGATCGAACCGGAAGGCGCAGCCGGCGAGATCGGCGGCTTGCGTCTCCGGGCGCAGGGCAAGACCATAGCCGACGCCGTCGCAGACGATCCGGCGCGCGTCGCCGCCCTGCCGCCAGGCGATGCCTGCGACGGCACTCTCACCCTCGATCCGGACATCCTCGACGCCATAATGGATGGCGACGCCGCGCAGGCGCAGTTCGGCGACGAAACGCATCCCGCGCAGGATGATGGCCGGGAACAAGGGCAGGCCCCGCAGCATGGCGAATTTGGCCGAGAAGGGGGCTGCGTCCAGCACGGCGGCGACCTCGACGCCGGCCTTCATATACTGCCAGGCGACGAGATACAGCAGCGGGCCGGAGCCTGCGAAGACGACGCGCCGGCCGATGGCACAGCCCTGCGCCTTCAGGGCGATCTGGGCACCGCCGAGCGTGAAGACGCCGGGCAGCGTCCAGCCCGGGATCGGCAGGATGCGATCGGTGGCGCCCGTCGCCAGGATCAGCCCGTCATAGGTGACGCGGCGGCTCTCGCCCGCGACCGCGATGTCGGCCACGCCTTCGCGCAGGTTCCAGAGCAGAGCCTGGGGCCAGTAGTCGATGCGGCCTGCCAGACCGGCGAAATCGCGATGCAGGGCCTGCGCCTTGCCGGCCTCGGACCCGTAGAGCGCCCTCGCGCTGCGCTCGTCCGGGACGAGGCGCTGGCGGTAGATCTGGCCGCCGCAGGACGGCGCCTCGTCGACCACCAGCGGCCGAAGTCCCGCCGCGACGAGCGCCTGCGCCGCACGAATGCCGGCCGGCCCGGCGCCGACGACGAGCGGCTGGGCGCGCCCGATCACGCGGCCAGCCTCGCTCGCGTGACGATGCTCATGCCTGCGGCCAGCGGCGTGGTGCAGGCGCGCAGGCGTTCGCCATCGGCCAGTGTCACCCAGCAGTCCTGGCAGGCGCCCATCTGGCAGAAACCGGCGCGCGGCTGGCCCGAGAACTCCGTCTGCCGGACGGCATCGGCCTGGCTGAGGATCGCGGTCAGCAGCGTGTCGCCGGCCCGGCCCTCGCAGGCAGAGCCGTCGAGGATGAAGGCGATGGCAGCGTGATCCTTGCGGGCGATGCGATGGAGCAGCGGCATGGCTCTCGCCCTCACTTCTGCCCGACGAGGATCTTGTCGAGGCCGAAGGCGCGGTCGAGGATCAGCATGGCGCCGGCCGTCAGCGCGATCATCAGAGCGGAGACCGCCGCCATCATCGGATCGATCGATTCCGTGGCGTACATGTACATCCGCACCGGCAGCGTCACCGTCTGCGGCGAGGTCACGAAGATCGACATCGTCAGCTCGTCGAACGAGTTGATGAAGGCGAGCAGCCAGCCGCCGGTGATGCCGGGCAGGATCATCGGCGCCGTGACCCGGCGGAACACCGTCCAGTGCGAGGCGCCGAGCGTCATCGCCGCCTGCTCGGCGCTGCGGTCGAGCCCCGTGAAGGCCGCCATCACCAGCCGCAGCACATAGGGCGTGATGATGATGACATGGGTCGCAACCAGCCAGGCGAAGGAGCCGGTGCCGCCGATCAGCGCAAACAGCCGCAGAAAGGCGACGCCGAGCACCAGATGCGGGATGATCAGCGGCGACAGGAAAAGCGCGTTCAGCGCATCGCGGCCGGGAAAGTCGTATCGGTCGATGGCGAGCGCGGCAGGCACCGCGAGCGCCACCGAGATCGTCGCGGCCAATGTCGCCAGCCAGAGGCTGTTGGCGAAGGAGGCGACGAAATCGGGATGGACGAAGATCTCGCGGAACCAGCGCAGCGAGAACGACGTCGTCGGGATCGAGAGCGTGTTCTCGGGCGTGAAGGCGACGAGGCAGATCACCACCAGCGGCGCCAAAACGAAGGCGACGACGAGGCTGTGGAAGATCAGGGCGGTGGGGCCGTTCTTCTGCATGGCGCCCTCCTCAACCCAAGGTCCGGCGGGCGCGGGCCTCGACCATGCGGTTATAGGCCAGCATGATGGCGAGGTTGGCGACGAGCACGATGATGGCGATGGCGGCGCCGAGCGGCCAGTTCAGCTCGTGCATGAATTCGTCATAGACCAGCGTCGCGGCCATCTTGAGCCGGCGTCCGCCAAGCAAGCCGGGAATGGCGAAGGCGCTGGCGGAGAGCCCGAAGACGATCAGGCTGCCCGACAGCATGCCGAGCGAGACCTGCGGCATCACCACGCGGCGCAGCGCCGTGAAGTGGGAGGCGCCCAGCGTCAGGGCGGCCGCCTCGACCATCGGATCGAGCTTCTGCAGCGCCGTCCAGACCGGTATGACCATGAAGGGCAACATGACGTGGACGAGCGCGATCACGATCGCCGTCTCGGTGTAGAGCAGCTTGACGGTGCCGAAGCCGAGCACCTGCAACGTCTGGTTCACCAGCCCGGTCGAGCCCAGCAGCATGCTCCAGCCGAAGGCGCGCACCACCACGGAAACCAGCAGCGGCCCGATGATCACCAGCAGGAAGACCGAGCGCCAGGGATCGCGCATCCGCGACAGGATATAGGCCTCGGGCGCCCCGATCAGCACGCAGATCAGCGTCGTCAGGAAGGCGAGCCGCAGCGTGCGCCAGAAGATGCCGAGATAGTAGCTGTCGGAGAAGACCGCGGCGTAGTGACCGAGCGTGAATTCGTTCTTGATGCCGGTGGTGTGGTCATAGGCGTGGAAGGACAGGATGACCGTCAGGATCAGCGGCAGGACGACCAGCCCGAGGAAGAGCAGCGCGCCGGGGCCGACGAGCAGCCAGGGCGTCGGATTGGCGCGTTTCGCAGCCGGAACGACAAGGCCGGCAGCGCCGATATCTGGGCTTGCGCTGCTCATGCGGCGGCTCCCGCCAGCGCATCGACCTTGAGACTCGCCGGCGCCCAGGAGAGCGAGACCTGCGCGCCCTCGCCCGGCGGCTCCTCGCCCTGGTTCGGCACCGAGACCGAGACGACCCCGACCGGCGTCTCGACGTTGAAGAGCCAGTAGCTGCCGAGGAAGAAACGGGCTGCGATGCGCCCGTCCAGAACTCCTTGCCCGGCCTCGCCCAGCAGGATCTTCTCCGGTCGCAGCGACAGCGCGACAGCCTGCCCGTCCGCGAGACCAACCAGCTCGCTCGGCAAGGCGAGGCTTGCCACCTCCGCACGACCGCCCCGCCAGATGCCCTCGATCCGGTTCATCTTGCCGACGAAGGAGGAGATGAAGGCCGTCGCCGGCCGCTCATAGAGCCGGTAAGGCGCATCGATCTGGGTCATCGCGCCCTGTTCCATCACCACGACGCGGTCGCTGATCGAGAGCGCCTCGGCCTGGTCATGTGTCACCATGATCGTCGTGGTGCCGACGCTGCGCTGGATACGGCGCAGTTCGAACTGCATCTCCTCGCGCAGCTTGGCGTCGAGATTGGAGAGCGGCTCGTCCAGCAGCAGCACCGGCGGCTCGATGACGAGCGCTCGCGCAA contains:
- a CDS encoding efflux RND transporter permease subunit codes for the protein MNLSKFFIDRPIFAGVLSVLIFLAGLISLRILPISEYPEVVPPSVVVRAQYPGANPRVIAETVATPIEEQINGVENMLYMSSQATTDGVMTLTVTFKLGTDADKAQQLVQNRVSQAEPRLPEEVRRLGVTTIKSSPDLMLVVHLLSPNNRYDMTYLRNYAVLNVKDRLARIDGVGQVQLFGSGDYSLRVWLDPQKVAEHGLSPADVVREIRAQNVQAAAGVVGASPSAAGLDLQLSVNAQGRLQSEEEFGEIIVKTSPSGAVTRLRDIARLELGAADYALRSLLDNKPAVAVPVFQAPGSNAITIADQIRTTMEEIKQNMPEGVDYSIVYDTTQFVRASIKAVITTLLEAIALVVLVVIIFLQTWRASIIPLVAVPISVVGTFAVMHLFGFSINALSLFGLVLAIGIVVDDAIVVVENVERNIEEGLEPREATYKAMREVSGPIIAIALVLVAVFVPLAFISGLTGQFYRQFALTIAISTVISAVNSLTLSPALAALLLRSHHAPKDALTRGMDKVLGWFFRGFNRFFQCSSEAYGGGVRRILSRKTLMMAVYLVLVGLTAVLFRTVPGGFVPGQDKQYLVGFAQLPDAATLDRTEDVIRQMGEIALKHPGVQSAVAFPGLSINGFTNSSNAGIVFVTLKPFEERKDPSLGGAAIAMQLNGQFAGIKEAFIAMFPPPPVQGLGTIGGFKLQIEDRAGLGYKALDEATKAFMAKAAAAPELAGMFSSFQVNVPQLYADIDRTKARQLGVAVTDVFDTLQIYLGSSYVNDFNKFGRTYTVRAQADAPFRAYAEDIGKLRVRSGTGEMVPLSAVLNVRNDTGPERAMRYNGFLASDINAGAAPGYSSGQAQAAVERIAAQTLPKGFAFEWTELTYQEILAGNSAVLVFPIAILLVFLVLAAQYESLTLPIAIIMIIPMGLLAAMAGVWYSGGDNNVFTQIGLVVLVGLSAKNAILIVEFARELEFEGRTPVEAAIEASRLRLRPILMTSLAFIMGVVPLVLSTGAGAEMRQAMGVAVFAGMIGVTAFGIFLTPVFYVLMRKLSGNKPLRQHGAVPEPAHLAEAA
- a CDS encoding ABC transporter substrate-binding protein translates to MIDRRKAISGRNALGAAVATLALIAGTAAFAQTKTLYIGMNGGNFEKTFTQGVLPEFEKTNNVKVVVVPGTSSDILAKATAAKDKPQMHVMFLDDGVMVRAVGAGLCEKLKDGPELAELDQGARMKGDMAVGIDMGMTGLAYNKKMFDEKGWAAPTSWMDMADPKFKDKVVFQSASASSFGLHAFLMFNRIQGGTEANVEPGFAKFRETIGKNVIEFIPNSAKISEMVQTGEAAIFPLTPTGVANLKEKGIPVEYAQPKEGSVVLMVAQCVIANNSEPELAQKLAAYLLSAEAQSKALAVGNVVPSNTRSKATTPEAEKKLEAFHGFMKTAVVLDWDAINAKRPEWNSRWNKMIER
- a CDS encoding FAD-dependent oxidoreductase; the encoded protein is MSARLDVDVAIIGGGLVGSSAALALRGMGLSVALLDKGFCGAQASGVNYGGVRRQGRPREQLPLSQRAHAIWPRLAALIGIDGEFLRSGHLKLARGEADMAALEAYATAVADQGLDLELIGHNDLRQRFPWIDGDITGASLCAGDGHANPRLVSAGFASAARRAGAHVLENTPVTGATRNGAGFALEAGDGLTLRAGALINSAGAWAGRFAESFAEPVPVSRIYPSMVVTEPLAPIMTVNTGMEGAGIYARQVVRGNCIVGGERGLPLADPDFSRPAGEGALAIMNKAAELFPAMHHAQAIRFWTGTEASMPDRNPVIGPSGTTPGLFHAFGFSGAGFQIAPGVGEVLAELVRDGATTTPIEAFSIARFAQVPSRSDRTADGSGADRHSEPQHRGDLS
- a CDS encoding NAD(P)/FAD-dependent oxidoreductase; the protein is MIGRAQPLVVGAGPAGIRAAQALVAAGLRPLVVDEAPSCGGQIYRQRLVPDERSARALYGSEAGKAQALHRDFAGLAGRIDYWPQALLWNLREGVADIAVAGESRRVTYDGLILATGATDRILPIPGWTLPGVFTLGGAQIALKAQGCAIGRRVVFAGSGPLLYLVAWQYMKAGVEVAAVLDAAPFSAKFAMLRGLPLFPAIILRGMRFVAELRLRGVAIHYGVEDVRIEGESAVAGIAWRQGGDARRIVCDGVGYGLALRPETQAADLAGCAFRFDQRDRAWLPRRDATGRTSIPRVYLAGDGAGIAGADAAERAGERAALALREDRGLPHAPERAARLEAELARIDRFRDVLEAAFPFPAHWAADCADDTLLCRCEEISAGEARRAIDHFDITEINRLKAVSRVGMGRCQGRICAGAAAELLAARTGRSLEDVGRLRSQAPLKPVPLVLKPAARETETVS
- a CDS encoding (2Fe-2S)-binding protein codes for the protein MPLLHRIARKDHAAIAFILDGSACEGRAGDTLLTAILSQADAVRQTEFSGQPRAGFCQMGACQDCWVTLADGERLRACTTPLAAGMSIVTRARLAA
- a CDS encoding ABC transporter permease, translated to MQKNGPTALIFHSLVVAFVLAPLVVICLVAFTPENTLSIPTTSFSLRWFREIFVHPDFVASFANSLWLATLAATISVALAVPAALAIDRYDFPGRDALNALFLSPLIIPHLVLGVAFLRLFALIGGTGSFAWLVATHVIIITPYVLRLVMAAFTGLDRSAEQAAMTLGASHWTVFRRVTAPMILPGITGGWLLAFINSFDELTMSIFVTSPQTVTLPVRMYMYATESIDPMMAAVSALMIALTAGAMLILDRAFGLDKILVGQK
- a CDS encoding ABC transporter permease, translated to MSSASPDIGAAGLVVPAAKRANPTPWLLVGPGALLFLGLVVLPLILTVILSFHAYDHTTGIKNEFTLGHYAAVFSDSYYLGIFWRTLRLAFLTTLICVLIGAPEAYILSRMRDPWRSVFLLVIIGPLLVSVVVRAFGWSMLLGSTGLVNQTLQVLGFGTVKLLYTETAIVIALVHVMLPFMVIPVWTALQKLDPMVEAAALTLGASHFTALRRVVMPQVSLGMLSGSLIVFGLSASAFAIPGLLGGRRLKMAATLVYDEFMHELNWPLGAAIAIIVLVANLAIMLAYNRMVEARARRTLG
- a CDS encoding ABC transporter ATP-binding protein → MGFLTLQSLSKVYGELAAVRDVDLSVAKGEFVSLLGPSGCGKTTTLQMIAGLVEPTGGRITLDGRDITHEKPSRRGLGIVFQSYALFPHMTVAENVAFGLEMRKVAKPERDRRVAEMLALVHLAALAERYPRQLSGGQRQRVAIARALVIEPPVLLLDEPLSNLDAKLREEMQFELRRIQRSVGTTTIMVTHDQAEALSISDRVVVMEQGAMTQIDAPYRLYERPATAFISSFVGKMNRIEGIWRGGRAEVASLALPSELVGLADGQAVALSLRPEKILLGEAGQGVLDGRIAARFFLGSYWLFNVETPVGVVSVSVPNQGEEPPGEGAQVSLSWAPASLKVDALAGAAA